From the Prosthecobacter dejongeii genome, one window contains:
- the moaA gene encoding GTP 3',8-cyclase MoaA: MEDAFGHRISYLRVSITDRCNERCRYCMPEEEQAWFPKDEVLTYDEMLRVLRVGAGLGIRKVRVTGGEPLTRPGVADFCAQISAIPGIEEIGISTNGTLLSKQENGVTMAERLVKAGVRSANVSLDSLDRAAYQRSTSRDLLPKVMEGIDAAIAAGFRSIRLNCVLMKNQTEREFVPLMNYAWEKGLLLRFIELMPVSTQEVLSEDNFLATGTAKQLIEQHTGPLIPLPDFKTNGPANYYAVPGTEQKIGFIGAMTNLHFCETCNKLRLTSDGKLRPCLGSWLEFDLRNVLRSGCTDDELASFILGVVERKPKEHDFRDNYLPNRRMIAIGG; this comes from the coding sequence GTGGAAGACGCCTTCGGCCATCGCATTTCCTACCTGCGCGTTTCCATCACGGACCGCTGCAACGAACGTTGCCGTTATTGCATGCCGGAAGAGGAGCAGGCTTGGTTCCCGAAAGACGAAGTCCTCACCTATGACGAAATGCTGCGAGTGCTGCGCGTGGGCGCAGGCCTCGGCATCCGCAAAGTACGCGTGACCGGGGGGGAGCCCCTCACCCGCCCTGGTGTGGCGGATTTTTGCGCGCAGATCTCCGCTATCCCCGGCATCGAAGAAATCGGCATCTCGACCAATGGCACCTTGCTTTCCAAGCAGGAAAACGGCGTCACCATGGCCGAGCGACTTGTCAAAGCAGGTGTGCGCAGCGCCAATGTCTCGCTAGACTCCCTGGACCGTGCCGCCTACCAGCGGAGTACCAGTCGCGACCTCCTGCCGAAGGTGATGGAGGGCATTGATGCCGCCATCGCCGCCGGTTTCCGCAGCATCCGCCTGAACTGCGTGCTGATGAAAAACCAGACGGAGCGCGAGTTTGTCCCCCTCATGAATTACGCCTGGGAAAAGGGACTGCTGCTGCGCTTCATCGAACTCATGCCCGTGAGCACGCAAGAAGTCCTCAGCGAGGATAACTTCCTCGCCACGGGCACGGCCAAACAGCTCATCGAGCAACACACCGGCCCGCTGATTCCCCTGCCCGACTTCAAGACCAACGGCCCCGCCAACTATTACGCCGTGCCGGGCACGGAACAAAAAATCGGCTTCATCGGCGCGATGACTAACCTTCATTTTTGCGAGACCTGCAACAAACTTCGCCTAACTAGCGATGGTAAGCTCCGCCCCTGCCTGGGTAGCTGGCTGGAGTTTGACCTCCGCAACGTCCTGCGCAGCGGCTGCACTGATGACGAACTGGCCAGTTTCATCCTTGGCGTTGTGGAACGGAAACCGAAAGAGCACGACTTCCGCGACAACTATCTGCCGAATCGGCGCATGATCGCCATTGGTGGTTAG
- a CDS encoding leucine-rich repeat domain-containing protein — MFIHAMKLTTPLFLLLALTPAHSQEVKPASPPPAKPAEVVKPAAEAAREKPAPVVPKPEAKPAAPTTPAAPPAAAPKPVTPAVPPPAPKPETKPVPAPTPKPETKPAPAAAPKPAPAPAAKPETKPAPATPPPAVAPAKPTPPPAPPKPVSVFKDKALEAAVRKQVFAKRDNQEPLTAADVASVSIIEGKALGITDLTGLESCTALASLTLPENKITNLAPLKGLERLQFLDVGNNQISDLAPLASCKALQYVELTNNKVVDVSPLGGIVSLTSLYLAGNQIQDAKPLFKLPKVWTLYLEGNQVRDLAGIGSLKWLSMLSLKGNQVVDLTPLEPLTDLQFLFLENNQIADFSPLHRMWKKDNEASREWAPYCQIFIEGNPVNEASKRLLEEMKAGGARLTP, encoded by the coding sequence ATGTTCATTCACGCCATGAAGCTGACCACCCCCCTGTTTCTCCTCCTGGCCCTTACTCCCGCTCATTCCCAGGAGGTCAAGCCCGCCTCACCGCCACCTGCAAAGCCTGCGGAAGTGGTGAAACCCGCCGCTGAAGCTGCCCGTGAGAAACCCGCGCCCGTGGTCCCCAAACCAGAGGCGAAGCCTGCTGCTCCGACAACTCCCGCAGCGCCCCCGGCGGCTGCGCCCAAGCCCGTGACTCCTGCTGTTCCGCCCCCGGCCCCGAAACCTGAGACGAAGCCGGTTCCTGCACCCACGCCCAAGCCAGAGACAAAACCCGCCCCTGCGGCGGCTCCGAAGCCTGCCCCAGCCCCTGCGGCTAAACCAGAGACAAAACCTGCGCCTGCCACACCGCCGCCAGCGGTTGCTCCCGCGAAACCGACGCCACCTCCGGCTCCGCCAAAGCCCGTTTCTGTCTTTAAGGACAAAGCCCTGGAAGCAGCCGTGCGGAAACAAGTCTTTGCCAAGCGTGACAATCAAGAGCCCCTGACTGCGGCGGATGTGGCCTCCGTCTCCATCATTGAGGGGAAGGCCCTGGGCATCACAGACCTGACGGGGCTGGAAAGCTGCACGGCCCTAGCTTCACTGACTCTGCCTGAAAACAAAATCACGAACCTGGCTCCTCTCAAAGGCCTGGAGCGGCTGCAGTTTCTGGATGTGGGGAACAATCAGATCTCTGATCTGGCCCCGCTGGCAAGCTGCAAAGCTCTGCAATACGTGGAACTGACGAATAACAAGGTCGTGGATGTTTCTCCACTGGGGGGCATCGTGTCGCTGACTTCCCTTTATCTTGCCGGGAACCAGATCCAGGATGCGAAGCCGCTGTTTAAATTGCCCAAGGTCTGGACTCTTTATCTGGAGGGGAATCAAGTCCGTGATCTGGCTGGGATCGGCTCTTTGAAATGGTTGTCCATGCTGTCCCTGAAAGGCAATCAAGTGGTGGATCTTACCCCTCTGGAACCGCTGACGGATCTTCAATTCTTGTTCCTGGAGAACAATCAAATCGCGGACTTTTCTCCCCTGCATCGCATGTGGAAAAAGGACAACGAGGCGAGCCGTGAGTGGGCACCTTATTGCCAGATATTCATAGAGGGTAATCCGGTCAATGAAGCCTCCAAAAGACTGCTGGAAGAGATGAAGGCGGGTGGGGCGCGCCTCACTCCGTGA
- a CDS encoding Dabb family protein: protein MIEHTVTFRLKHEPGSAEEQDFLMAAATLAYLPGVLDFGIRRQTSAKNPHTFGITMRFETQAAYDIYTNHPDHVAFVQERWLAEVADFMEADFEALPGGLLS, encoded by the coding sequence ATGATCGAACACACCGTTACCTTTCGCCTGAAGCATGAGCCTGGTTCCGCCGAGGAGCAGGACTTTCTCATGGCCGCCGCCACTCTGGCCTATCTTCCAGGCGTGCTGGACTTTGGAATCCGCCGCCAAACAAGCGCGAAGAATCCGCACACATTTGGCATCACCATGCGGTTTGAGACTCAGGCTGCTTATGACATTTACACAAATCATCCCGATCACGTGGCCTTTGTGCAGGAACGTTGGTTGGCGGAGGTGGCTGATTTCATGGAGGCCGATTTTGAAGCTCTGCCGGGAGGTCTTCTGTCATGA
- a CDS encoding GntR family transcriptional regulator, which translates to MMTDVQPPSSFLTKSRQTFLELRSQILDGRIPPGTRLTLRPVAKQLGVGMNVVGEALRALEHEGLVEVEPRVGARVRSRDLAAIRAEFILRLALECEAARQCAARLEIGSLRALEKLAKRVDALVAEGGDLESARQADIDFHLAVARLSEVPTLEAALAPLLPRLVVLDQAVNPALEFPAASHERLVQAMQKSEDAAAEAMREHILDAMHWALGAGF; encoded by the coding sequence ATGATGACTGACGTGCAGCCGCCTTCATCCTTTCTCACCAAATCCCGGCAGACCTTTCTGGAACTGCGGTCACAGATTCTCGATGGGCGCATTCCTCCGGGGACTCGGCTGACATTGCGGCCTGTGGCCAAACAACTGGGAGTGGGCATGAATGTGGTGGGGGAAGCCCTGCGGGCACTGGAGCATGAGGGGCTGGTGGAAGTAGAACCGAGAGTAGGGGCACGAGTGCGAAGCCGCGACCTGGCTGCCATCCGGGCAGAGTTCATCCTGCGGCTGGCCCTGGAGTGTGAAGCTGCGCGCCAATGCGCTGCACGTTTGGAAATCGGCAGTCTGCGAGCCTTGGAAAAATTGGCCAAACGAGTGGATGCCCTGGTGGCCGAAGGGGGAGATCTGGAATCTGCCCGGCAGGCCGATATTGATTTTCATTTGGCCGTGGCCCGTCTGTCTGAAGTGCCGACTCTGGAGGCTGCCCTTGCGCCTCTGCTTCCGCGGCTCGTCGTCCTGGACCAGGCCGTGAATCCTGCCTTGGAATTTCCAGCGGCTTCCCATGAGCGCCTCGTCCAGGCCATGCAGAAAAGCGAAGATGCTGCCGCTGAAGCCATGCGCGAACACATCCTCGATGCCATGCACTGGGCCCTGGGGGCTGGGTTCTGA
- the asnS gene encoding asparagine--tRNA ligase translates to MPDTLRHILASESPQSSITVRGWVRTKRESKSCAFLEITDGSCFRGLQIVVDAALPSASLLASILTGASVEVVGDLIASPAAGQKWELQASELRLLGEADATYPLQKKGHTPEFLRTIAHLRPRTNLFSNVFRVRSRMAFAVHRFFQERGFFYVHTPIITSSDCEGAGELFRVTTLKQGAPAKPEDDFFGRPTYLTVSGQLQGETFACALGNIYTFGPTFRAENSNTARHAAEFWMIEPEMAFYDLFADMTLAEEHVKYLVDAMLTECPEELEFFNKFVDKDLVNRLQQTLEKPFERISYTEAVDILLKSGKTFEHPVVWGEGLQTEHERYIAEQHVRGPVTIYNYPKDIKPFYMRQNDDGKTVAAMDLLVPGIGEIIGGSQREERLDVLRAAMQQHNLSEEDYQWYVDLRRYGSVPHAGFGLGFERLLMFVTGVSNIRDVIPFARTPGHAAY, encoded by the coding sequence ATGCCAGACACGCTGCGCCACATTCTTGCCTCTGAATCTCCCCAGTCTTCCATCACCGTGCGTGGCTGGGTGCGCACGAAGCGCGAATCGAAATCCTGCGCTTTCTTGGAAATCACCGACGGCTCTTGCTTTCGCGGCCTCCAGATCGTGGTGGATGCTGCCCTGCCATCCGCCAGTCTGCTCGCTTCTATCCTCACCGGAGCCTCGGTGGAGGTCGTGGGTGACCTCATCGCCTCACCGGCTGCTGGGCAAAAATGGGAACTCCAGGCCAGTGAACTCCGCCTTTTGGGCGAGGCCGATGCCACCTACCCCCTGCAAAAGAAAGGCCACACCCCCGAGTTCCTGCGCACCATTGCGCACCTGCGCCCGCGCACGAATCTCTTCAGCAATGTATTCCGCGTGCGCAGCCGCATGGCCTTTGCGGTGCATCGCTTCTTCCAGGAGCGCGGCTTTTTCTACGTCCACACACCCATCATCACCTCCAGTGACTGCGAAGGCGCGGGCGAGCTTTTCCGCGTCACCACCCTGAAACAGGGTGCCCCTGCGAAGCCCGAGGACGACTTCTTTGGTCGGCCCACCTACCTCACCGTCAGCGGTCAGCTCCAGGGGGAAACCTTCGCCTGTGCACTGGGAAACATTTACACCTTTGGCCCCACCTTCCGCGCTGAAAACAGCAACACAGCGCGCCACGCGGCCGAGTTCTGGATGATTGAGCCCGAGATGGCTTTCTACGATCTCTTTGCCGACATGACGCTGGCCGAGGAGCACGTAAAATACCTCGTGGATGCCATGCTGACCGAGTGCCCAGAAGAACTGGAGTTCTTCAACAAATTCGTGGACAAAGATTTGGTTAACCGCCTGCAACAGACCCTCGAAAAACCCTTTGAGCGCATCAGCTACACCGAGGCGGTGGACATCCTTCTCAAGTCAGGCAAGACCTTTGAGCATCCCGTCGTCTGGGGCGAGGGTTTGCAGACCGAGCACGAGCGCTACATCGCGGAACAGCACGTGCGCGGCCCGGTGACGATCTACAATTACCCCAAGGACATCAAGCCCTTCTACATGCGCCAGAATGACGATGGCAAAACGGTGGCCGCCATGGACCTGCTCGTTCCCGGCATTGGCGAAATCATCGGCGGCAGCCAGCGTGAAGAGCGCCTGGACGTGCTGCGCGCGGCCATGCAGCAGCACAACCTTAGCGAGGAAGACTACCAGTGGTATGTGGACCTGCGCCGCTACGGCAGCGTGCCACACGCGGGTTTCGGGCTGGGTTTCGAGCGCCTGCTCATGTTCGTCACCGGCGTGAGCAATATCCGCGATGTCATTCCCTTTGCACGTACCCCCGGTCACGCGGCGTACTAG
- a CDS encoding efflux RND transporter periplasmic adaptor subunit, translated as MRFLLRAVRFILPFVVLGACVFVTWYLLKNPPPQEKKEMPPTFVRVEGTVLNKTEYELRVRSQGTVQPRTRSTLLPEVSGKIIEISPSFRPGGFFGQGDVLMRLDPLDYETAIVIAKGTLAQAEVMLAEEKARADQAVENWRAMGRTGTPSALVTRAPQVAKAEADVASAKAQIMKAERDLERTTIRSPYACQVLEQAVDVGQFVSQGTILGRIFAVDYVEIRLPLPERESQFLKLPQSFRDQSTATEDGAKVFLKSIVAGKPVAWEGKIVRVEGSLDAETRQATAVAQVTDPYARRADGSPPLTIGAFVEAEISGEPLRDVYIIPRNAVRAGNEIILIDRPQNTLRRLTVDPLVSNEKHIVVSASAAKAPKPGDVLCITPIPFPADGARVLPSIDGQMEADTAKEDKPAGKEPPMMVKPATT; from the coding sequence ATGCGCTTCCTCCTCCGAGCTGTCCGTTTTATCCTGCCCTTCGTTGTGCTGGGGGCCTGTGTCTTCGTGACATGGTATCTACTAAAAAACCCACCGCCGCAGGAGAAAAAGGAGATGCCACCTACCTTCGTGCGGGTGGAGGGGACGGTGCTCAACAAGACGGAATACGAGCTGCGGGTCCGTTCCCAGGGAACGGTGCAGCCGCGCACACGCAGCACCCTGCTGCCTGAGGTGAGCGGCAAGATCATCGAGATCAGTCCGTCGTTTCGTCCGGGTGGCTTTTTCGGTCAGGGAGATGTGCTGATGCGACTGGACCCGCTGGACTATGAAACCGCCATTGTGATCGCCAAGGGCACGCTGGCCCAGGCGGAGGTGATGCTGGCGGAGGAAAAAGCGCGGGCAGACCAAGCGGTGGAAAACTGGCGTGCCATGGGCCGTACAGGGACGCCATCGGCCCTGGTGACACGGGCCCCGCAAGTGGCGAAAGCGGAGGCGGACGTGGCCTCGGCCAAGGCACAAATCATGAAGGCAGAGCGGGATCTGGAGCGCACCACCATTCGCTCTCCGTATGCCTGCCAAGTGCTGGAGCAGGCGGTGGATGTGGGGCAGTTTGTCAGCCAGGGCACCATCTTGGGCCGCATCTTTGCTGTAGATTATGTGGAGATCCGCCTGCCTTTGCCCGAGCGTGAAAGTCAGTTTTTGAAGCTGCCGCAATCCTTCCGTGATCAAAGCACGGCGACCGAGGATGGAGCGAAGGTTTTCCTCAAATCCATCGTCGCGGGTAAGCCGGTGGCCTGGGAGGGTAAGATCGTCCGCGTGGAGGGCTCCCTGGATGCTGAGACGCGCCAAGCCACCGCAGTGGCGCAGGTGACTGACCCGTATGCCCGGCGTGCAGATGGCTCACCTCCGCTCACTATCGGAGCCTTCGTGGAGGCTGAAATCTCGGGTGAGCCACTGCGGGATGTGTACATCATTCCACGCAATGCTGTGCGTGCGGGCAATGAGATCATCCTGATAGATCGGCCCCAGAATACCCTGCGCCGTCTGACCGTGGACCCTCTGGTGAGCAATGAGAAACACATTGTGGTTTCTGCCTCTGCGGCGAAGGCACCGAAACCTGGAGATGTGCTCTGCATCACGCCGATTCCTTTCCCTGCGGATGGTGCCAGGGTGCTGCCCTCGATTGATGGGCAGATGGAGGCCGACACGGCCAAAGAGGACAAGCCTGCGGGGAAAGAGCCCCCCATGATGGTGAAACCAGCGACGACCTAA
- a CDS encoding protein-disulfide reductase DsbD domain-containing protein: MTLFAGAQTGLTLQIVPETTAIVPGQPFRVGLFIQHQPGWHTYWRQPGIVGVPTSIAWELPPGFTAGELEYPEPESVLMFRIKAQGYERDVLLQTQITPPMDLKPGQTIPLKGKATWMCCGNTCHPGHMDIQLKMPVAAESHAHAQWQPFFEKERATYPQPSNAWVTQATEEGLKVTLTLTPGPEARPFAADEKVLFFTEDGWINSDEPQPQDLRPNGSLVLHLTRADVYLGKTIPTTLKGVIQRNGGWVKGATWRSLAVSPPLGRP, from the coding sequence ATGACGCTTTTTGCAGGAGCGCAGACGGGGCTCACCCTGCAAATCGTGCCAGAGACCACCGCCATCGTCCCCGGCCAGCCCTTCCGGGTGGGTTTGTTCATCCAGCACCAGCCCGGCTGGCACACTTACTGGCGGCAGCCGGGGATCGTCGGCGTGCCCACCAGCATCGCCTGGGAACTGCCCCCAGGTTTTACTGCCGGAGAGCTGGAATACCCCGAGCCCGAAAGTGTGCTCATGTTTCGCATCAAAGCGCAGGGTTATGAGCGCGATGTGCTGCTGCAGACACAGATCACCCCACCTATGGACCTGAAGCCTGGGCAAACCATCCCCCTCAAAGGCAAAGCTACCTGGATGTGCTGTGGCAATACCTGCCACCCTGGCCACATGGACATCCAACTCAAGATGCCCGTGGCAGCGGAAAGCCACGCGCATGCCCAGTGGCAGCCCTTCTTTGAAAAAGAACGCGCCACCTATCCGCAGCCTAGCAACGCCTGGGTCACCCAAGCCACTGAAGAAGGTCTGAAAGTCACCCTCACTCTCACTCCTGGCCCTGAGGCACGACCGTTTGCCGCCGATGAAAAAGTCCTCTTCTTCACCGAAGATGGCTGGATCAACAGCGACGAACCTCAGCCGCAGGACCTCCGCCCCAATGGCAGCCTCGTCCTCCACCTCACTAGGGCTGATGTATATTTGGGTAAAACCATTCCCACCACTCTCAAAGGCGTCATCCAAAGAAACGGCGGCTGGGTCAAAGGTGCGACTTGGCGCAGCCTAGCCGTCTCTCCACCGCTTGGTCGCCCTTAA
- a CDS encoding putative quinol monooxygenase, translating to MVNVIVILEIDPARVDEFLEVITYNAAESVKEPGCLRFEVSRQFDQPNLFALSESYVDKEAMDAHYLTPHFAVWKEKSATGFVAKRWSVKGPVLE from the coding sequence ATGGTTAATGTCATCGTCATTCTCGAGATCGATCCAGCCCGTGTGGATGAGTTTCTGGAAGTCATCACCTACAACGCTGCCGAGTCCGTGAAGGAGCCCGGTTGCCTGCGCTTTGAGGTGAGCCGCCAGTTTGATCAGCCTAACCTCTTTGCCCTCAGCGAAAGCTATGTGGATAAAGAGGCCATGGACGCCCACTACCTCACCCCGCACTTTGCCGTCTGGAAGGAAAAATCGGCCACGGGCTTCGTCGCGAAACGCTGGTCCGTCAAAGGCCCCGTGCTGGAGTAA
- a CDS encoding DUF1501 domain-containing protein has translation MKRRHFLQTAALAPFASMGVRAATSAPIPMGKAEHCIFIWLGGGMCQADTFDPKALGDPKANPKKAGSAYPSIETSVPGVRVCEHLPKTARQMEHVTAVRTVFHNVINEHAIATNFVHTGRPVSGNTTYPSIGSIVAHQRGSANPKVPAYMLIGYPNPSRGPGFLGAKYGNIYLSDTKAGPAGFTRPDYVTSQRVSAREKLLKPLQERVAKEAALADYEAAQREALRLAGPEFMRNFNLEEESADLRNAYGSEFGQRCLLARRLIQDGVRFIEVSHNLGFVNGTGWDTHNDGQENQHLLIKDLDDSLATLIVDLKTHGMLDKTLIAIGTEFGRPPEFDGGGGRGHQCSTFSMILAGGGLKHCGAYGVTDHLSKEIVENPVSTPDFHATIHAALGINPSHELVDASRPVPITDAGKPIAALFG, from the coding sequence ATGAAACGTCGCCATTTTCTTCAGACTGCCGCCTTGGCTCCTTTTGCCTCCATGGGGGTGCGTGCCGCTACCTCAGCGCCGATCCCGATGGGGAAGGCGGAGCATTGCATCTTCATCTGGCTGGGTGGGGGCATGTGCCAGGCGGATACTTTTGACCCCAAAGCTCTGGGGGACCCTAAGGCGAATCCCAAGAAGGCTGGCTCGGCCTATCCCTCCATTGAGACTTCGGTGCCCGGTGTGCGCGTGTGTGAGCACCTGCCTAAAACGGCACGACAGATGGAGCATGTAACGGCTGTGCGGACGGTGTTTCACAATGTGATCAACGAGCATGCCATCGCCACGAACTTCGTCCACACGGGGCGTCCAGTCAGCGGCAATACGACCTACCCTTCCATTGGCTCCATTGTGGCGCATCAGCGGGGTTCGGCGAATCCCAAGGTGCCAGCGTACATGCTTATCGGTTATCCCAACCCTAGCCGTGGCCCTGGCTTCCTGGGCGCAAAGTATGGCAACATCTATCTATCTGATACGAAGGCTGGGCCGGCGGGATTTACCCGCCCCGACTATGTGACGTCGCAGCGCGTCAGTGCGCGTGAAAAGTTGCTGAAGCCATTGCAGGAGCGTGTGGCGAAAGAGGCGGCCCTGGCCGACTACGAAGCGGCCCAGCGTGAGGCCCTGCGTCTGGCCGGGCCCGAGTTCATGCGCAATTTCAATCTGGAGGAAGAATCTGCCGATCTACGCAATGCCTATGGCAGCGAGTTTGGCCAGCGCTGCCTGCTAGCACGCCGTCTCATCCAGGACGGGGTGCGTTTCATCGAGGTTTCGCATAACCTCGGGTTCGTCAACGGCACGGGCTGGGACACTCACAATGATGGGCAGGAAAACCAACACCTGTTGATCAAGGATCTGGATGATTCACTGGCCACGTTGATTGTGGATCTGAAGACTCACGGCATGCTGGATAAAACGCTCATTGCGATTGGTACGGAGTTTGGCCGGCCTCCAGAGTTCGATGGTGGCGGCGGGCGCGGCCACCAGTGCAGCACCTTCAGCATGATTTTGGCCGGTGGTGGCCTTAAGCATTGCGGGGCCTATGGGGTGACGGATCATTTGTCGAAAGAGATCGTGGAAAACCCAGTCTCCACGCCGGATTTCCACGCCACGATTCACGCAGCATTGGGCATCAATCCTTCTCATGAGCTGGTGGATGCTTCTCGTCCGGTGCCGATCACGGATGCTGGCAAGCCTATCGCAGCCCTGTTCGGCTGA